The nucleotide window gcattccaacaacgccctgttttcgtctcttgcccaccgatgccttcttgttccagtagcccacttgtcgtcagggtgccctggttcctcaacacctgacgcggaccttgttgatccgggcgacgtccgagccggcatgccttcatatttatctgtctcgctcatgtctgcggtaggcttactttagcatagggggtctagccttaggacccttactggatacagacgccccaggcaggaatcgaacttgcgatcttctgctccaaggcgtgtagtctaactatatatctatatatctatatctatatatatatctatatatatctatatctatatctatatatatatctatatatatctatatatatctatatatatatatatatatatatatatatatatatatatatatatatatatatatatatatacgctatctacgctatccagctgctggatagcgtagtggttaaactacacgcctttggagcagaagatcgcaagttcgattcctgcctggggcgtctgtatccagtaagggtcctaaggctagaccccctatgctaaagtgagcctaccgcagacatgagcgagacagataaatatgaaggcatgccggctcggacgtcgcccggatcaacaaggtccgcgtcaggtgttgaggaaccagggcaccctgatgacaagtgggctactggaacaagaaggcatcggtgggcaagagacgaaaacagggcgttgttggaatgctactacgcaagtaaccctggcggaaggggttacatgaataggatgagggacctatggattcttcgatacccaacatccacaatgacggcgaaataccaagggctcagagaagagctcgagaggatgtggagggtgaaggtgacggtggtccccgtggtaatcggagcactaggtgcggtgactcccaagctaggcgagtggctccagcagatcccgggaacaacatcggagatctctgtccagaagagcgcagtcctgggaacagctaagatactgcgcaggaccctcaagctcccaggcctctggtagaggacccgagcttgaaggataaaccgcccgcaggggcgtgctgggtgttttttttttttttttttatatatatatatatatatatatatatagatatctatatatatatatatatatatatatatatatatatatatatagatatctatatatatatatatatatatatatatatagatatatatatatagatatatatatatagatatatatagatatatatatatatatagatatatatatatatatatatatagatatatatatatagatatatatatatagatatatatagatatatatagatatatatagatatatatatatatatagatatatatatatatagatagatatatatatagatatatatatatatagatagatatatatatagatagatagatatatatatatatatatatagatatatatatatatatagatatatatatatatatatatatagatatatatatatagatatatatatatagatatatatagatatatatagatatatatatatatatagatatatatatatatagatagatatatatatagatagatatatatatatagatagatatatatagatatatagatatatatatatagatatatagatatatatatagatatatatatatatagatatatatatagatatagatatatatatagatatatatatatagatatatatatatagatatagatatatagatatatagatatagatatatagatatatatatagatatatagatatagatatatatatatatatatatagatatatagatatatagatatagatatatatagatatatatatatatagatatatagatatagatatagatagatatagatatatatatagatatagatatatatagatatagatatatatagatatatatatagatagatatagatatatatatagatatagatatatatatagatatagatatatagatatatagatatatatatagatatagatatatagatatatatagatatatagatatatagatatatagatagatatagatatagatatagatagatatagatatatagatatagatatagatagatatagatatagatatagatagatatagatatatagatatagatatagatatatagatatatatatagatatagatatatatagatatatatatagatagatatagatatagatatatatatatatataaaaataaataaaaaaataatatgtgtgtgtgtatacagagAGAAAGTTGAGAGCTCTGCCCACCTGGGATAAGTCCCCCTTTATTGAACGGTAGCCGCTAAAAGAGTAGTTACTGTCGCtgcccctttttttttttttttttttttttttttttaaatagcgcGCCGGAGCGGAGAACGCGGACAGGAAGGCGAGTACGCCGCCGGGTTTCCCCCTTCTGCACCGCTTGCCTGGATTGTAAAGTTTTAGTGACTTTTATACTGTGGCAGACGCCACTGGATGtttaatgttgtgttttattgatttctaTTGTGTTGTTCCCTGGCCAGggttgttttaattcattttacatttttaactgtttaaatataataaattatattttagtcATACAGTTTTTAATTCGTTTGCATTCCCTTGGCTGCTCCACTGCTCTGTCCATTTTGAGGAAGGTTTCCCTCCTTTAAtaacactgtgcaaaaatcaCCTTCGCTCTGTTACAAATACATGTAATATTGGccatataatatttacattaccacatttagatgactttagtctcatgaacaacgtTAGCTAaatgttatttactaactaatcttgaaatgactgttcagtacagaaatgaagcccaactatcatgttttacagtcctgtggtctcaactaatcaaagtgatgtcatgacaaaaatgaatgcacaacaaaacattttttctccttcatttctgctgtATGTACAGTTTCtagcggttagtatcatggttgctaggcaacctgagcagcacgacggaggctagaccgtcccatttcacaagcctctcacttccgcacttctcgtacttatagtacgcaccgtacgtagtacgcgtagtgtgcgtacttcaagcgtgcagaccctgaattgggacacagcctgagtcctgcattttaggtccaccactcctccttgcctgcctgccacacagccaaccttAACAGTTCTTTGTGCACTAATACTAGATGAAGTGACTTATGTGGACAATCAAACTGTTTCACAATCAGAAACAGTAGAGAGATGTGGGAGCATTTTGTGTTGAGACTGTAAAGAAGGATGTTTTAAACTGTAGATTAAATGTGCATTAATCATAAAGATTTGACAAGTTGGTTAGTTTCCAGCTGAATGTTTTCTGGCTTTCATTCTTCTGCTGTTCTGGACCTTTGGCTGAAATTTCACCTCATTGTTGTTTTGTTAGATTTTCTAAATAGATGAAAGATTCATATAAAGAGACAGATATGAACCTGAATCTAGCAGGAAATGAATGTTAAGAGGTTAAAATAAATTACAGAATTCAGCCTACAGAAAACATTAAGATatgctctcatttttcttacagCTCTTGTgaaaaacattactgaagtgtTCTTGTCGGTAAAGTGAACTGCATCTCAAAACCTCATTCTGTTGCAAAAATAAGGCACCTAAATAATCTCTGCAACTAACTACAAACTTCTAACaaactatttttcattttcagtgagTTTCCAGAATGTGTTCACTTGtatcagtttatttatatattttttttaaacttagttTTCACATCCTTGTTAATAATAGTGTAGTAATTAATAATACTTATGAAGTGTGATGACTTACAATCAGGTAGACATCTCAGCAACAATGTGTTTAAAACGTTTATGGATACATTCTTTTTTTCTAGTctggtgtttattttatttcagttaaaagaaaaacagcatagTTTatttcaagtttcattctacTTGACATAATGCACCTAATATGATTTTAGAGTGATGGATCATTAATAAGGCATATTTCAGCgcttaaaaacaagaataagaGTAACGCAGACTTCAAGCTCTGCACTAACTCTAAGAACCAAAAATGTTCAGCAGTGTGTCACATCTGAAAAtgtatgtgtgaaaagtgctgaTATCACTGTTCAGCTTTACTGCACAGTATGAACAGTATGAAAGGGAAAACTGAAGTTTTATTACTGAAACACCGACATATCAGCCAAAGAAGTGCAGTTTTATAACTGACCTGATATCTctgaactgacctcacagcccattgttcattcaatGGGGTGGTTTCAGATATTGtgcaatgtactgtttataaggttgggaaacctgcagtcagctgagactgaataaCTCACTTGGATGAGCAATAAagcgtttctcccactgaaaaagcTACGTtctgatgaacagaatcaacatttAACGATTTACTTACTGGGATGATTgaacatgcatcaagacacgttttataacaattttttttgtagaaaGACTCAAATCTGTGGGACTAGTGCGTTCATAATGAAAACTGTCAATCACCACTGGTAATTTTAACACAGCATATAATAGTGATGCTAACTTATACAAAACATAATGacagtgaaaatatttttttaatttattaatgaaCTTTAAAAAGCCAATGAAACATACAGTATACAGCCATTACATAAGTGATGCAAATAAGAGACAGTTCAGGTTTGTCAGTAACCACAGATGAAAGTTATGCGCACTGGGAAACAAACTAAGGACTATGCAATCTGAGCTCTATACAATATGTAGTATACATCTCAACCAGCGGGACCAGAGTgccctgctttaaaaaaaaagtaggttCCTATGAAAACTCCAAGCAATCCAAGACTCAGGCCAAGTCCACAGAAGACAGCTGGACCTTTGCTGATCTCATCTGTTTCAACCTCTGCAGAGGACAGCAGAAAGAAATGATGAATTCTAAACATTAAATCGTATTATATGTGCTAAAATGTCTGAAGCTTCTTTGTTCTCACCCCAAAACCTGGTCTGAGGCTCCTTCAGCGCTTCATGTTCCACAGTGCAACTGTAGATGTCTCCTTTCTCTGGCACAAAGTTGAGGTAGGACAAAACATAAGCGGTCCCATCAGGATTGGACAAAGTTTTGATGAAAGGGTCTTCCACTGTTACTTCTACATCATTCTTGGTCCACTTAATGTTGATCGAAGGAGGAAAGAAGTGGTTGATGAGGCAGATGAGGGTATTATCTTCCCCTGTTATCACTTCATCTCTGGGGTAGATGATGAATTCTGGTGGTTCTAAATTAAATGAACACATGATTAACTTAAATTCAACTTTCTGGCTTTTGAAAAAAGAAACCTAATCTGTACTAAAAAGTCACACCATAAACAGTGAAATATGAACAGGAAATATAAGAGTTTGAGTTTCACTGACCTTTCTTCTTTATTACAGACTTGTCTGGCTTCCAGCTGTGGATCTCATTTCTGCATAGACTTCGACAGAATAGTGCAAATTCGTAGGCGTCGGGTCGACGGAAACTTGTGTGAATTTTGCTCTCCCAAATCAGCTCATCTTTTTTAAAGTCTGCATAGTATACTTCATCACCATCGAATGCTGCACAGATCTGAGTATCACTTGAGTCAAAGCATCCATAGGTGTAACAAAGTGTATGACTTCCTAGGATCAAGTGACAACACAGTTAAAACCACAGTGTTAAAATACTCTAaattacaaacaaataaatcataaataCAGCTTACAAGATGAAAGTTTACGGATGAACCAGTAATGGGGGAATAATGATACCTACTTTCAGCTGCGACGCAGGCTGCTGTAGACaaaataattataattttaaGGAACATGTTCAATCTGTACTTCTCAGTCTTTTGCCTTGTTTCGCTCGTCTTTAGTATTAAAAGTTACTGTGATACATGACAActtcctcattattaaacaaATCATATAAATGTTGCTGGGCAGAACAGGAGGAGGGGAAGAGTCAAGTAGATCTTGCTGAACAACTTAAACTAAGATAAATACAATTTATTGAGCAAAAAATCAAATCCAAATAAACCCATTCACTGTGGTTACAGTTGGGGGGGTTTTATGAGAGAGAAGCCAAAAATGCTCAAATTATCACTTTtcacaatttatcattaaacaTTTAGAATTTCAGATTAGTTTTACATGGTGCCATGGACCTCTGTCTCTCGGACTCAGAGATAAAATGCTGCTACACTCAGGcagtaaacacttttattgCGTGTGTTAAATCCAGAATGTTAACATGATTGGTCAGCAGGTGGAGACTTTAGACCCTATGTTCGACTcgtgtttctttttctgcacCTTTTTGCACATTCCCTAACACCAGAATTCATAGCCCTGTTGTTCTCTAGAAGAGTCAGCACTAAAGTTTTATACCTTCCAAAATTAGCCTACAATGCATATCTGTGTGCAATAAAGGATCAAACATAATGTGTGATACAAATTGAGGTAATTGTGTCATTTAAAATAATGGGGGTACATGAGCTTAGCAGATATAACAGATGGTAAGTGTTGATGGCTAAAGTTGAGTCTACTCATCCTTAATAAGCTGCAATTCATAGTCTTTACAAGCGGGGGACAAGAAGAGCTTTGAAGCCTTTGCAGGTGAAGCAGAATCAATGATCTGCCTGCTCGTTGTTCTTATAATAAATTCTAGCTGAGGAGGAAAAGCCACTGGGCACAGGGAGAGCCAACACCCCAGGAAGGTTTGAACCCACAATCCTGCAATCCTAATTACTGTATTTAGTTAAATGCTGCCACCTGGC belongs to Oreochromis niloticus isolate F11D_XX linkage group LG17, O_niloticus_UMD_NMBU, whole genome shotgun sequence and includes:
- the LOC109195039 gene encoding H-2 class II histocompatibility antigen, A-F alpha chain, whose translation is MFLKIIIILSTAACVAAERSHTLCYTYGCFDSSDTQICAAFDGDEVYYADFKKDELIWESKIHTSFRRPDAYEFALFCRSLCRNEIHSWKPDKSVIKKKEPPEFIIYPRDEVITGEDNTLICLINHFFPPSINIKWTKNDVEVTVEDPFIKTLSNPDGTAYVLSYLNFVPEKGDIYSCTVEHEALKEPQTRFWEVETDEISKGPAVFCGLGLSLGLLGVFIGTYFFFKAGHSGPAG